The following coding sequences lie in one Silene latifolia isolate original U9 population chromosome 5, ASM4854445v1, whole genome shotgun sequence genomic window:
- the LOC141657452 gene encoding protein pleiotropic regulatory locus 1 produces MEVVEPQSLKKLSYKSLKRSLDCFSPLHGTFPPPDALSKKIRLSHKMKLEYGGIEPMSIKPQASKQDQTSSSSAPSDTLALPAPEDAQRGGIHNALVAAPVKEPRLNDFGPAKSSAVISAPGSTDRFSTSALMERVSSRWPRPDWHRPWKTYRVISGHLGWVRALAFDPSNTWFCSGSADRTIKIWDVASGQLKLTLTGHIEQVRGLAVSQRHTYMFSAGDDKMVKCWDLEQNKVIRSYHGHLSGVYCLALHPTLDIFFTGGRDSVCRAWDIRTKTQIFALSGHENTVCSVFTRPTDPQVVTGSHDSTIKFWDLRHRGRTMTTLTHHKKSVRALALHPKQNMFASASADNIKKFSLPKGEFMHNMLSQQKTIINAMAVNEDGVLATAGDNGSMWFWDWKSGHNFQQAQTIVQPGSLDSEAGIYALSYDITGTRLVTCEADKTIKMWKEDETATPETHPLNFKPPKDIRRF; encoded by the exons ATGGAGGTAGTCGAGCCGCAATCCCTTAAGAAACTAAGCTACAAATCGCTCAAACGTTCGCTCGATTGTTTTTCCCCTCTTCATGGCACCTTTCCTCCTCCTGATGCACTCAG CAAAAAGATACGATTGAGTCACAAG ATGAAATTGGAATATGGGGGTATTGAACCAATGTCTATTAAGCCCCAAGCTAGTAAGCAAGATCAAACGAGCTCGTCGTCTGCTCCTTCTGACACTCTTGCCCTTCCAG CCCCAGAAGATGCACAGAGAGGAGGCATTCACAATGCTTTGGTGGCCGCTCCCGTAAAAGAGCCTAGATT GAATGATTTTGGTCCTGCCAAAAGCAGTGCGGTTATTTCTGCTCCTGGCTCTACAGATCG CTTTTCAACATCTGCGCTTATGGAGAGGGTTTCGAGTAGATGGCCAAGACCTGACTGGCATCGTCCATGGAAGACCTATAGA GTAATAAGCGGCCATTTGGGATGGGTGAGAGCACTTGCTTTTGATCCAAGTAACACTTGGTTTTGCTCTGGTTCGGCAGATCGTACAATCAAG ATATGGGATGTAGCGAGTGGACAGTTAAAACTTACACTCACAGGTCATATTGAACAAGTACGAG GCCTTGCTGTTAGCCAGAGGCATACCTACATGTTTTCTGCTGGTGATGATAAAATGGTTAAATGCTGGGACCTTGAGCAAAATAAG GTTATTCGTTCTTATCATGGACATCTTAGTGGAGTATACTGCCTGGCTCTTCATCCAACTCTTGACATATTTTTCACCGGAGGACGTGATTCTGTTTGCCGG GCCTGGGACATCCGTACCAAAACACAAATCTTTGCTCTGTCAGGGCACGAAAACACAGTCTGCTCTGTGTTTACTCGGCCTACG GATCCTCAAGTTGTGACGGGCTCACACGATTCAACCATCAAGTTCTGGGACCTGAGACACAGAGGAAGGACAATGACAACCCTAACTCATCATAAAAAATCCGTTCGAGCTTTGGCGTTGCATCCAAAACA GAATATGTTCGCGTCTGCTTCTGCTGACAACATCAAAAAGTTCTCCCTGCCTAAGGGAGAGTTTATGCATAACATGCT GTCTCAGCAAAAGACGATAATCAATGCAATGGCTGTCAATGAGGATGGAGTGTTGGCTACTGCAG GCGACAATGGAAGTATGTGGTTCTGGGATTGGAAAAGCGGTCACAATTTTCAGCAAGCCCAGACCATCGTGCAGCCAG GTTCACTGGACAGCGAGGCTGGCATATACGCGCTTTCTTATGACATCACCGGCACAAGGCTGGTGACATGTGAAGCTGACAAGACTATAAAAATGTGGAAAGAGGATGAGACGGCTACTCCTGAAACTCACCCTCTCAATTTCAAGCCTCCCAAAGATATACGACGCTTTTAG